In Rhodobacter sp. 24-YEA-8, the following are encoded in one genomic region:
- a CDS encoding LysE family translocator, which translates to MTVTLWQLLVYAGAMAALWAVPGPVWVALLARALSGGFAAAWPLAVGVALGDLAWPFAAIMGMSWILSQYGGFLEILRWLAAAIFLLMGIMLLRTPGGAVTADSRLTRPGLIAGFTVGLAAVIGNPKAILFYMGALPGFFSLDQLTRWDILAIISISAFVPMLGNLALALFLDRARALLQSPSALRRLNIAAGVMLIVVALLIPFL; encoded by the coding sequence ATGACCGTGACCCTGTGGCAATTGCTGGTCTATGCCGGCGCGATGGCAGCACTCTGGGCCGTGCCGGGGCCGGTCTGGGTCGCATTGCTGGCGCGGGCGCTTTCGGGCGGCTTTGCGGCTGCCTGGCCGCTGGCGGTGGGGGTAGCGCTTGGCGATCTGGCCTGGCCCTTTGCCGCAATCATGGGGATGAGCTGGATCCTCAGCCAATATGGCGGGTTTCTCGAGATCCTGCGCTGGCTGGCGGCAGCGATTTTCCTTCTGATGGGGATCATGCTGCTGCGTACGCCCGGCGGTGCAGTTACCGCCGACAGCCGGCTCACACGGCCCGGGCTGATCGCAGGTTTTACCGTCGGCCTTGCGGCGGTGATCGGCAACCCCAAGGCGATCCTGTTTTACATGGGCGCGCTGCCCGGATTCTTCTCGCTTGATCAGCTGACCCGCTGGGACATTCTGGCGATCATCTCGATTTCCGCCTTTGTGCCGATGCTTGGAAACCTTGCCCTCGCGCTGTTTCTCGACCGGGCGCGGGCGCTGTTGCAAAGCCCGTCGGCGTTGCGGCGGCTCAACATCGCGGCAGGGGTCATGCTGATCGTCGTCGCCCTGCTTATCCCCTTTCTCTGA
- a CDS encoding carboxynorspermidine decarboxylase, which translates to MIQTPYYLIDRTALARNMAIMDELRSLSGAKCLLALKCFATWPVFDQMARHMDGTTSSSLYELRLGREKFGKETHAYSVGWADHEIEEAVGYADKIIFNSISQMERFDNQSAQIQRGLRLNPRFSTSGFDLADPARPFSRLGEWDQAKIERVMDRISGFMIHYNCENRDFALFDSQLSRIEEEFGPLLRRLNWVSLGGGIHFTGEGYPLKALAERLRVFQDRFGVQVFLEPGEASITNTTTLEVTVLDVLNNGKDLAIVDSSVEAHMLDLLIYRESARMDDTGPHRFMVCGKSCLAGDIYGEYGFKAPLQIGDRISIPDAAGYTMVKKNWFNGVKMPSIVVRELDGSLTVAREFGYADYRDSLG; encoded by the coding sequence ATGATCCAGACGCCCTATTACCTGATCGATCGCACCGCACTGGCGCGGAATATGGCGATCATGGATGAGCTTCGCAGCCTGTCGGGCGCGAAATGCCTGCTGGCGCTGAAATGTTTCGCGACCTGGCCGGTATTTGACCAGATGGCGCGGCACATGGATGGCACGACCTCCTCCTCGCTTTACGAGCTGCGCCTGGGGCGCGAGAAGTTCGGCAAAGAAACCCACGCCTATTCCGTGGGTTGGGCGGATCACGAGATCGAAGAAGCGGTTGGCTATGCCGATAAGATCATCTTCAACTCGATCAGCCAGATGGAACGGTTCGACAATCAGTCGGCACAGATCCAGCGTGGGCTGCGGCTGAACCCGCGGTTTTCGACCAGCGGCTTCGACCTCGCTGACCCGGCGCGACCGTTTTCGCGCCTCGGCGAATGGGATCAGGCAAAGATCGAGCGGGTGATGGACCGGATTTCCGGTTTCATGATCCATTACAATTGCGAGAATCGCGATTTCGCGCTGTTTGACAGCCAGCTCTCGCGGATCGAAGAAGAATTCGGCCCGCTTTTGCGCCGTCTGAACTGGGTCAGCCTTGGTGGTGGCATTCATTTTACTGGCGAAGGTTACCCGCTGAAAGCCCTGGCCGAGCGGCTTCGGGTCTTCCAGGACCGGTTCGGCGTCCAGGTGTTCCTTGAGCCTGGCGAAGCCTCGATCACCAACACGACCACGCTGGAAGTGACGGTGCTCGACGTGCTGAACAATGGCAAAGACCTTGCCATCGTGGATTCCTCGGTCGAAGCGCATATGCTTGACCTCTTGATCTACCGCGAAAGCGCCCGGATGGACGATACCGGGCCGCATCGCTTTATGGTTTGCGGCAAGAGCTGTCTCGCCGGCGATATTTATGGCGAGTATGGGTTCAAAGCGCCTTTGCAGATTGGCGACCGGATCTCGATCCCGGATGCGGCCGGCTATACAATGGTCAAGAAGAACTGGTTCAATGGCGTGAAAATGCCGTCCATCGTGGTGAGAGAGCTGGATGGCTCGCTCACTGTCGCACGCGAATTCGGCTATGCCGATTACCGGGACAGTCTCGGCTGA
- the dnaN gene encoding DNA polymerase III subunit beta has product MKLSIERASLLKALAQAQSVVERRNTIPILANVLIEAEGAQVSFRATDLDIEVVDRTDAMVERAGATTVSAVMLHEIVRKLPDGALVNLSEDGASGRLTITAGRSTFSLATLPKEDFPVMASSEYSTNFSAPATDLRRLFDKAKFAISTEETRYYLNGVYLHVSTGDDGPVLRAVATDGHRLARIDAPLPAGAEEMAGVIVPRKTVNELRKLLDDDEAKIAVSVSETKIRFATPAITLTSKVIDGTFPDYTRVIPQHNTRRLEVDASEFAKAVDRVATVSSERSRAVKLSLDEDRLVLSVNAPDSGAAEEELAVAYADERLEIGFNAKYLLEIASQVDRENAVFLFNSSGDPTLMREGNDTSAVYVVMPMRV; this is encoded by the coding sequence ATGAAACTCTCGATCGAACGCGCATCGCTTCTCAAGGCGCTGGCTCAGGCTCAATCCGTTGTCGAGCGGCGCAATACGATCCCGATCCTTGCCAATGTGCTGATCGAGGCAGAAGGCGCCCAGGTGTCCTTCCGCGCGACCGATCTGGATATCGAGGTGGTCGACCGGACCGATGCGATGGTCGAACGCGCCGGAGCAACCACGGTCTCGGCGGTCATGCTGCATGAAATTGTACGGAAACTGCCGGATGGAGCGCTGGTCAACCTGTCCGAAGATGGTGCCTCGGGGCGGCTGACGATCACAGCAGGGCGCTCGACCTTCAGCCTGGCGACGCTGCCGAAAGAAGATTTCCCGGTGATGGCGTCATCGGAATACAGCACGAATTTTTCGGCCCCCGCCACCGATCTGCGCCGGCTGTTCGACAAGGCGAAATTCGCAATTTCAACCGAAGAGACACGCTATTATCTCAATGGCGTTTATCTGCATGTTTCGACCGGCGATGATGGCCCGGTCCTGCGCGCGGTAGCGACCGATGGTCACCGTCTGGCACGGATCGATGCTCCGCTGCCGGCGGGAGCCGAAGAGATGGCTGGCGTGATCGTGCCGCGCAAAACCGTCAACGAGCTGCGCAAGCTGCTTGATGATGATGAGGCGAAAATCGCGGTTTCGGTTTCAGAAACCAAGATCCGCTTCGCGACCCCGGCGATTACGCTGACCTCGAAAGTGATCGACGGCACTTTCCCGGATTATACCCGCGTGATCCCGCAGCATAACACCCGCCGGCTTGAGGTTGACGCCAGCGAATTCGCCAAGGCGGTTGACCGGGTGGCGACGGTGTCGTCGGAGCGCTCGCGCGCGGTGAAGCTGTCGCTTGACGAGGATCGGCTGGTGCTTTCGGTCAATGCCCCGGACAGCGGTGCGGCGGAGGAAGAGCTCGCGGTCGCCTATGCCGATGAGCGGCTGGAAATCGGTTTCAACGCGAAATACCTGCTGGAAATCGCCAGCCAGGTGGATCGTGAGAATGCGGTGTTCCTGTTCAATTCATCAGGCGATCCGACGCTGATGCGCGAAGGCAATGACACATCGGCAGTTTATGTCGTGATGCCGATGCGCGTCTGA
- the gyrB gene encoding DNA topoisomerase (ATP-hydrolyzing) subunit B has translation MAEEARKPAEYGADSIKVLKGLEAVRKRPGMYIGDTDDGSGLHHMVYEVVDNGIDEALAGHATEVVVTIHEDDSVSVRDNGRGIPVGIHPEEGVSAAEVIMTQLHAGGKFNNTDDGGNAYKVSGGLHGVGVSVVNALSEWLDLTVWRDDKEYKGRFEFGECTTHVYEAGPAPGKRGTQVRFLASAKVNRPDGTFSNLEYSFKTLEHRLRELAFLNSGVRIELNDLRSAEPQHVELYYDGGVREFVKYLDRSKQSVMAEPIYIVGERNGIGVEVAMWWNDTYHENVLPFTNNIPQRDGGTHMAGFRGALTRTITSYAQSSGIAKKEKIDFTGDDAREGLTCVLSVKVPDPKFSSQTKDKLVSSEVRPAVENLVNEKLGEWFEENPAIAKVIVGKILEAALAREAARKARELTRRKTALDVNFNAAKLKDCTEKDPSKSEVFLVEGDSAGGSAQTGRDRKNQAILPLRGKILNVERARFDKMLGSQEIGNLVMALGTGIGRDEFNIEKLRYHKVVIMTDADVDGAHIRTLLLTFFFRQMPELIEGGYLYIAQPPLYKVARGKSEVYLKDQAALDDYLVEQGLEGAVLRLATGEEIAGADLARVLEGARQFRRILDAFPSHYPRPILEQAALAGAFEAGAADRDLQSVADQVARRLDLVALEYERGWSGRITQDQGIRLSRILRGVEELRTLDGAVLRSGEARRLAQSAGTHRDVYRNPARLVRKDREQMIYGPGDLLKAILAEGEKGLSLQRYKGLGEMNPEQLWETTLDPEARTLLQVKIDDVAEADDIFTKLMGDVVEPRRDFIQQNALTVENLDF, from the coding sequence ATGGCTGAAGAAGCCCGCAAGCCCGCCGAGTACGGTGCCGATTCCATTAAAGTTCTCAAGGGGTTGGAAGCCGTTCGCAAGCGGCCCGGCATGTATATTGGCGATACTGATGACGGCTCGGGCCTGCATCACATGGTCTATGAGGTCGTCGATAACGGCATCGACGAGGCGCTGGCCGGTCATGCCACCGAAGTGGTGGTGACGATCCACGAAGACGACTCCGTCTCGGTGCGCGATAACGGGCGCGGCATCCCGGTCGGCATCCACCCGGAAGAGGGGGTTTCCGCCGCCGAGGTCATCATGACCCAGCTGCATGCCGGCGGGAAGTTCAACAATACCGATGACGGCGGCAATGCCTATAAGGTCTCGGGCGGCCTGCACGGGGTCGGTGTTTCCGTGGTGAACGCGCTGTCGGAATGGCTCGACCTGACCGTCTGGCGCGATGACAAGGAATATAAGGGCCGCTTCGAATTCGGCGAATGCACCACGCATGTCTATGAGGCGGGCCCGGCGCCCGGCAAACGTGGCACTCAGGTGCGGTTTCTGGCCTCGGCCAAGGTCAATCGCCCGGACGGGACATTTTCCAACCTCGAATACAGCTTCAAGACGCTGGAACACCGGCTGCGTGAACTGGCCTTTCTGAATTCGGGCGTCCGGATCGAGCTGAATGACCTGCGCAGCGCCGAGCCGCAGCATGTCGAGCTGTATTACGACGGCGGCGTGCGGGAATTCGTGAAATATCTCGACCGCTCGAAACAGTCGGTGATGGCCGAGCCGATCTATATCGTCGGCGAGCGCAATGGGATCGGCGTCGAGGTCGCGATGTGGTGGAACGACACCTATCACGAAAACGTCCTGCCCTTTACCAACAATATCCCGCAGCGCGATGGCGGCACCCATATGGCGGGCTTCCGCGGCGCGCTGACGCGGACGATCACCTCTTACGCGCAGTCTTCGGGCATCGCGAAAAAGGAAAAGATTGACTTTACCGGCGATGATGCGCGCGAAGGCCTGACCTGCGTGCTTTCCGTGAAAGTGCCGGATCCGAAATTTTCCAGCCAGACCAAGGACAAACTGGTCTCCTCCGAGGTGCGGCCTGCGGTCGAAAACCTGGTGAATGAAAAGCTCGGCGAATGGTTCGAGGAAAACCCGGCCATTGCGAAAGTGATCGTCGGCAAGATCCTCGAAGCCGCACTGGCCCGTGAGGCGGCGCGCAAAGCGCGTGAGCTGACGCGGCGCAAGACGGCGCTGGATGTCAATTTCAACGCCGCCAAGCTGAAGGACTGCACCGAGAAAGATCCGTCGAAATCCGAAGTCTTCCTCGTCGAGGGTGACTCGGCAGGTGGGTCGGCGCAGACCGGTCGCGACCGCAAGAACCAGGCGATCCTGCCCTTGCGCGGCAAGATCCTGAACGTCGAACGGGCGCGATTTGACAAGATGCTGGGCAGCCAGGAGATCGGCAACCTGGTGATGGCGCTTGGCACCGGCATTGGCCGCGACGAATTCAACATCGAAAAACTGCGCTACCACAAGGTCGTCATCATGACCGATGCCGATGTGGATGGTGCGCATATCCGGACGCTGCTGCTGACCTTCTTCTTCCGCCAGATGCCGGAACTGATCGAGGGCGGCTATCTCTATATCGCGCAGCCGCCGCTTTATAAGGTCGCGCGCGGCAAGTCCGAAGTCTATCTGAAAGACCAGGCTGCGCTGGATGATTACCTTGTAGAACAAGGGCTTGAAGGCGCCGTCCTGCGTCTGGCAACGGGCGAGGAGATCGCCGGCGCCGATCTTGCGCGGGTGCTTGAAGGCGCCCGTCAGTTCCGCCGGATCCTTGACGCCTTCCCGTCCCACTACCCGCGGCCGATCCTTGAACAGGCAGCCCTGGCAGGGGCGTTTGAGGCCGGCGCGGCAGATCGTGACCTCCAGTCGGTGGCGGATCAGGTGGCGCGGCGGCTCGACCTCGTTGCGCTGGAATATGAGCGCGGCTGGTCGGGGCGCATCACCCAGGACCAGGGCATCCGCCTGTCGCGCATTCTGCGTGGCGTGGAAGAGCTGCGGACGCTGGATGGTGCCGTGCTGCGCTCGGGCGAAGCGCGCAGGCTGGCGCAGTCGGCCGGCACCCATCGCGATGTATATCGCAATCCGGCCCGCCTCGTGCGCAAGGATCGCGAGCAGATGATCTATGGCCCCGGCGATCTGTTGAAAGCCATCCTTGCCGAAGGCGAGAAGGGCCTTTCGCTGCAACGCTATAAGGGTCTTGGCGAGATGAATCCGGAACAGCTGTGGGAAACCACGCTGGACCCGGAGGCCCGCACGCTCCTGCAGGTAAAGATCGACGATGTGGCCGAGGCCGACGACATCTTCACCAAGCTGATGGGCGATGTGGTGGAGCCGCGCCGCGACTTCATCCAGCAAAACGCGCTGACGGTCGAGAACCTCGATTTCTGA
- a CDS encoding VOC family protein: MTPQRVTLITLGVADLTAARAFYARLGWQEHGESQEGVAFFQINGLALALFGREALAADQGRPGAALGSGAVTLAQNFATEAEVDAAYAAALAAGATALKAPEKVFWGGYSGYWSDADGHVWEVAMNPYWPLNADGSLTLPG; the protein is encoded by the coding sequence ATGACCCCGCAGCGCGTTACCCTGATCACCCTCGGCGTGGCCGATCTGACCGCCGCGCGCGCCTTTTATGCGCGGCTGGGCTGGCAGGAACATGGCGAGAGCCAGGAGGGGGTTGCCTTCTTCCAGATCAACGGTCTGGCGCTGGCCTTGTTCGGGCGCGAGGCGCTGGCCGCAGATCAGGGACGGCCCGGCGCCGCGCTTGGCAGCGGCGCGGTGACGCTGGCGCAGAATTTCGCGACAGAGGCCGAAGTTGACGCGGCCTATGCTGCGGCGCTGGCGGCCGGCGCAACCGCGCTGAAAGCGCCGGAAAAAGTGTTCTGGGGCGGCTATTCCGGCTATTGGTCCGATGCGGATGGCCATGTCTGGGAAGTGGCGATGAACCCATACTGGCCGCTGAATGCCGATGGCAGCCTGACATTGCCGGGCTGA
- the recF gene encoding DNA replication/repair protein RecF (All proteins in this family for which functions are known are DNA-binding proteins that assist the filamentation of RecA onto DNA for the initiation of recombination or recombinational repair.), whose protein sequence is MAGLTVSLLSLSHFRSHRALRLEFDGRPVAISGANGAGKTNILEAVSLLSPGRGLRGATSEEFIRRPEAIGWKITADVSGPGGLHRLETWAEPGGTRQVRLDDKGSTQLALGQVMRVLWLVPAMDRLWLEGAEGRRKFLDRMALSFFPDHAEAALAYEKAMRQRNRLFRDDVSDPHWYSALEARMAETGAIIAANRSAVLERIKAAQAGAVSAFPRADLSLSHPEDDKGNLAAALALGRRRDMAAGRALIGPHRADLEAVYSDKGVPVAMCSTGEQKALLISLILANARALAAETGFAPVLLLDEVAAHLDPGRRAALYDEICALGAQALMTGTDASLFDSLGGRAQTLVVAADGNQSGVTQ, encoded by the coding sequence CTGGCTGGTTTGACTGTCAGCTTGTTGTCTCTGTCGCATTTCCGCAGCCATCGGGCCCTGCGGCTGGAATTCGATGGCCGGCCGGTGGCGATTTCCGGAGCCAATGGCGCCGGAAAAACCAATATTCTGGAAGCGGTATCGCTTTTGTCACCCGGTCGCGGGTTACGCGGCGCGACTTCCGAGGAATTCATCCGCAGGCCCGAAGCAATCGGCTGGAAAATCACAGCGGATGTTTCAGGCCCGGGCGGGTTGCACCGGCTGGAGACCTGGGCCGAGCCGGGCGGGACGCGGCAGGTCCGGCTTGATGACAAGGGCTCGACCCAGCTGGCGCTTGGTCAGGTGATGCGGGTTCTGTGGCTGGTCCCGGCGATGGACCGGCTCTGGCTGGAAGGCGCCGAGGGGCGGCGCAAGTTCCTCGACCGTATGGCTTTGTCGTTTTTTCCCGACCATGCCGAGGCCGCGCTGGCCTATGAAAAGGCGATGCGGCAGCGCAACCGCCTGTTTCGCGACGACGTCAGTGACCCGCATTGGTATTCCGCACTTGAGGCGCGGATGGCCGAGACCGGCGCGATCATCGCCGCCAACCGGAGCGCGGTGCTGGAGCGGATCAAAGCGGCCCAGGCCGGGGCGGTTTCGGCCTTTCCCCGTGCCGATCTCAGCCTGAGCCACCCGGAAGATGACAAGGGCAATCTTGCCGCCGCCCTGGCTTTGGGCCGGCGGCGTGATATGGCGGCAGGCCGGGCGCTGATCGGGCCGCATCGTGCCGATCTCGAGGCGGTCTACAGCGACAAGGGCGTGCCGGTCGCCATGTGCTCTACCGGCGAGCAGAAGGCGCTTCTCATCTCGCTGATCCTTGCCAATGCGCGCGCTCTGGCGGCCGAGACCGGTTTCGCGCCGGTTTTGCTGCTGGATGAGGTGGCGGCGCATCTCGACCCGGGCCGGCGGGCGGCGCTGTATGACGAGATCTGTGCGCTTGGCGCCCAGGCACTGATGACCGGGACGGATGCATCCCTGTTTGACAGCCTTGGCGGAAGGGCGCAGACACTGGTTGTCGCCGCAGATGGCAACCAGTCAGGAGTGACCCAATGA
- a CDS encoding saccharopine dehydrogenase family protein, translating to MKRNVLIIGAGGVAQVVAHKAAQLNDRLGELHIASRTKPKAEAIIASVHEKNAMKVAGRFEAHSVDAMDSKAVAALIRETGAQIVINVGSPFVNMTVLDACIETGVAYIDTAIHEDPTKICETPPWYGNYEWKKRDACKAAGVTAVLGIGFDPGVVNVWARAAADMMDKVNEIDIVDINAGSHGKYFATNFDPEINFREFTGTVYSWQGGVWQENRMFEIGKTWDLPVVGPQKAYMSGHDEVHSLAANYPQADVRFWMGFGDHYINVFTVLKNLGLLSEQPVKTAEGQEVIPLKVVKAVLPDPATLAPGYTGKTLIADFVKGEKDGQPVEVMIYNTADHKEAYEEVGSQGISYTAGVPPVAAAVLIAEGLWDVGTMVNAEELDPKPFINLLNEIGLPTRIIDKDGDRLLSY from the coding sequence ATGAAACGCAACGTGTTGATCATTGGCGCCGGTGGCGTCGCTCAGGTGGTGGCGCATAAGGCGGCGCAGCTGAATGACCGCCTTGGGGAGCTGCATATCGCCAGCCGCACGAAGCCCAAGGCCGAGGCGATCATTGCCTCAGTCCATGAGAAAAACGCGATGAAAGTCGCAGGTCGCTTTGAAGCCCATTCGGTCGACGCAATGGACAGCAAGGCGGTGGCGGCGCTGATCCGGGAAACCGGGGCTCAGATCGTCATCAATGTGGGCTCTCCTTTCGTGAATATGACGGTGCTGGACGCCTGTATCGAAACCGGCGTCGCTTATATTGATACCGCAATTCATGAAGATCCGACTAAGATCTGCGAGACGCCGCCCTGGTATGGCAATTATGAATGGAAAAAGCGCGACGCCTGCAAAGCGGCGGGCGTGACGGCCGTTCTGGGCATCGGTTTCGACCCGGGCGTGGTTAACGTCTGGGCCCGTGCTGCGGCCGATATGATGGATAAGGTTAACGAGATCGACATTGTCGACATCAATGCCGGTTCGCATGGCAAGTATTTCGCGACCAATTTCGATCCCGAGATCAACTTCCGCGAGTTCACCGGCACGGTCTATTCCTGGCAGGGCGGTGTCTGGCAGGAAAACCGGATGTTCGAGATCGGCAAGACCTGGGATCTGCCGGTTGTCGGCCCGCAAAAGGCCTATATGTCAGGTCATGACGAGGTCCACAGCCTTGCCGCAAACTACCCCCAGGCCGATGTGCGATTCTGGATGGGCTTTGGCGACCACTACATCAACGTCTTTACCGTGTTGAAAAACCTCGGGCTTTTGTCTGAACAACCGGTGAAGACCGCCGAAGGGCAGGAAGTCATCCCACTGAAAGTGGTCAAGGCCGTGCTGCCCGATCCGGCAACCCTGGCGCCGGGCTATACCGGCAAAACGCTGATCGCCGATTTCGTCAAAGGCGAGAAAGACGGTCAGCCGGTCGAGGTGATGATCTACAACACCGCCGATCACAAGGAGGCCTACGAAGAGGTTGGCAGCCAGGGCATCAGCTATACCGCTGGTGTGCCGCCGGTTGCTGCTGCGGTTCTGATCGCCGAGGGCCTCTGGGATGTCGGCACCATGGTTAATGCCGAAGAGCTGGATCCGAAGCCTTTTATCAATCTTCTTAACGAAATCGGCCTGCCGACACGCATCATCGACAAGGATGGCGACCGGCTGCTCAGCTACTGA
- a CDS encoding PHB depolymerase family esterase, which yields MKRYLNTLLSFVFFTLLGGAFLLAAPRFIPDWQPATGPSPVPAPSGGADFTETVNATLAAPRQSAAPAIPAPGVSEHILEVNGVSRTWYGYDGAKSGQTAPVVILFHGSGRNGRDMLAPWQEIAKREGLMLIAPDAADSQAWSGGRDGVEFLEAVLADAADLYAIDRSRIYLFGHSAGANMALSLSARPPAGVRAIVAHAGAFFATGQPENPVPVRIYVGDQDRLFPLVQVRQSAQLLAAAGHPTDLVVIPDHDHWFYDAAPAIAADAWAWFAAK from the coding sequence ATGAAACGCTACCTGAACACGCTCCTCTCTTTCGTTTTTTTCACGCTTTTGGGCGGTGCGTTTCTGCTTGCCGCGCCGCGCTTCATCCCGGACTGGCAGCCAGCCACGGGACCGTCCCCGGTTCCTGCCCCCTCGGGCGGGGCGGATTTCACCGAAACTGTTAACGCGACGCTTGCCGCGCCACGCCAGAGCGCGGCACCGGCCATCCCCGCTCCGGGCGTCAGCGAGCATATCCTCGAGGTGAATGGCGTAAGCCGGACATGGTACGGCTATGACGGGGCGAAATCCGGCCAGACCGCGCCTGTCGTGATCCTGTTCCACGGCTCGGGGCGCAACGGGCGCGATATGCTGGCGCCCTGGCAGGAAATTGCAAAGCGCGAAGGCCTGATGCTGATTGCACCGGATGCCGCTGACAGCCAGGCCTGGTCAGGCGGCCGCGATGGTGTCGAATTTCTCGAGGCGGTTCTGGCCGATGCCGCCGATCTCTATGCAATAGATCGCAGCCGGATTTACCTTTTCGGACATTCGGCGGGTGCGAATATGGCGCTCTCGCTTTCCGCCCGGCCGCCTGCGGGCGTGCGGGCGATCGTGGCTCATGCCGGGGCGTTCTTTGCGACCGGTCAGCCGGAAAACCCGGTGCCGGTCCGGATCTATGTCGGCGATCAGGATCGCCTGTTTCCGCTTGTCCAGGTGCGGCAGTCGGCACAGCTTCTGGCCGCTGCCGGGCATCCGACCGACCTGGTGGTGATCCCCGATCACGATCACTGGTTCTATGACGCGGCGCCCGCCATTGCCGCCGATGCCTGGGCCTGGTTCGCAGCAAAGTGA
- the dnaA gene encoding chromosomal replication initiator protein DnaA, with the protein MTNETWGQIREGLISRVGRNNYTTWIEPLRLSQLEGGVALFEVPTPFFGDWVQRNYGDHIRNQLLTSGALVERLEFLVGAEAPRPAATASSERAAGARPAVAAPASQTRSRATQDDDLPGAPLDGRFTFESFVVGKPNELAHAAARRVAEGGPVTFNPLFLYGGVGLGKTHLMHAIAHELREQKPDLKVLYLSAEQFMYRFIQALRDKQVMDFKSLFRSVDVLMVDDVQFIAGKDSTQEEFFHTFNALVDQNKQIIISADRAPGEIKDLEDRIKSRLQCGLVVDLHPTDYELRLGILQQKAEFYRGQYGGLAISHGVLEFLAHRITTNVRVLEGALTRLYAFASLVGREITLELAQDCLADILRASDRKLSIEEIQRKVAEHYNIRLSDMIGPKRLRTIARPRQVAMYLSKQLTSRSLPEIGRRFGGRDHTTIMHGVRKIEELAALDSQLADDIQLLKRLLQG; encoded by the coding sequence ATGACGAATGAAACTTGGGGGCAGATCCGCGAAGGTCTCATCAGCCGGGTCGGACGAAATAATTATACAACGTGGATCGAACCCCTGCGGCTGTCACAGCTGGAGGGCGGTGTAGCGCTGTTCGAGGTCCCCACTCCGTTTTTCGGAGATTGGGTGCAACGCAACTATGGCGACCATATCCGCAATCAGCTGCTGACCTCCGGCGCTCTGGTCGAACGGCTTGAATTCCTGGTCGGCGCTGAAGCCCCGCGCCCTGCCGCGACCGCGTCTTCCGAGCGTGCTGCGGGTGCCAGACCCGCTGTTGCCGCGCCTGCATCGCAGACCCGCAGCCGTGCGACCCAGGACGATGATCTTCCGGGCGCACCGCTGGATGGTCGCTTCACCTTTGAAAGTTTCGTCGTCGGCAAGCCGAACGAGCTTGCCCACGCCGCCGCGCGCCGTGTGGCCGAAGGCGGACCGGTCACCTTTAACCCGCTCTTTCTCTATGGTGGCGTAGGCCTCGGCAAAACCCACCTGATGCATGCCATCGCGCATGAGCTGCGCGAGCAGAAGCCGGATCTGAAGGTGCTCTATCTCTCGGCCGAGCAGTTCATGTATCGCTTCATCCAGGCGCTGCGCGACAAACAGGTGATGGATTTCAAATCGTTGTTCCGCTCGGTCGATGTGCTGATGGTAGATGATGTGCAGTTCATCGCCGGCAAGGATTCCACCCAGGAGGAATTCTTCCATACGTTCAACGCGTTGGTGGATCAGAATAAGCAGATCATCATCTCGGCCGACCGCGCGCCAGGCGAGATCAAGGATCTGGAGGACCGGATCAAATCACGGCTGCAGTGCGGCCTGGTGGTTGACCTGCATCCGACCGATTACGAACTGCGTCTCGGCATTTTGCAGCAGAAAGCCGAATTCTACCGTGGCCAATATGGCGGTCTCGCGATCAGCCATGGCGTGCTGGAGTTCCTCGCGCATCGTATCACGACCAATGTGCGGGTGCTGGAAGGCGCGCTGACCCGGCTTTACGCCTTCGCCTCGCTGGTCGGGCGTGAAATCACCCTGGAACTGGCGCAGGACTGCCTCGCCGACATTCTGCGCGCCTCGGATCGTAAACTGTCGATCGAGGAGATCCAGCGCAAGGTCGCCGAGCATTACAATATCAGGCTCTCGGATATGATCGGGCCAAAACGCCTGCGCACCATCGCGCGGCCGCGTCAGGTGGCGATGTATCTGTCGAAACAGCTGACTTCGCGCTCTTTGCCGGAAATTGGCCGCCGTTTCGGCGGGCGTGACCATACAACAATCATGCATGGCGTGCGGAAGATCGAGGAACTGGCGGCGCTCGACAGCCAGCTTGCTGACGACATCCAGTTGCTCAAGCGGCTGTTGCAGGGCTGA